GTAGAGGAAAAAAAGGCGTGAGGCATCAcgttgtcattttttattgtgagaTTCTGCtcccaaaaataataaatggggGATTACGGGTTTGGAGTGCTAGTGCAAAGCAATACTGGGAATAAATCTGCTTTTCCAGTCAGATTCCATCCACATCTGCAGCCTCCACACCATCACCAAAATGccacccccagccctgctgcttttataaataataacaCAGCTGCCAATGGCAGCAGTGCTGGGTCAGCGTGGCTTTTTCCTGCTCCAGCTACCCATAACATTCAGGATGAGATCTTGGggtcagaaaaagcaaaaagtcaGCAACAGGAACAGCAAGACCCTTTAGAAAAGCAGCAGCTTTCCCCCAGTCCAGGTCAGGAAGCTGGAATACTGCCTGAAACCGAGAAGgcaaaatcagaagaaaatcaaGGGGACAATTCTTCGGAAAATGGCAATGGGAAGGAGAAAATAAGAATCGAATCTCCAGTGTTGACAGGGTTTGACTATCAAGAAGCCACTGGGCTGGGTACTTCAACCCAACCCTTGACATCTAGTGCATCGTCTCTTACTGGTTTCAGCAACTGGTCAGCAGCGATAGCGCCTTCCTCCTCTACAATAATCAATGAAGATGCAAGTTTCTTTCACCAGGGAGGGGTCCCTGCTGCTTCGGCTAATAACGGTGCTCTGTTGTTTCAAAATTTTCCCCATCATGTCAGCCCTGGCTTTGGAGGCAGCTTCTCTCCTCAGATCGGGCCTCTCTCACAGCACCACCCACATCACCCTCATTTCCAGCATCATCACAGCCAGCATCAGCAGCAAAGGAGGTCTCCTGCCAGTCCCCATCCCCCACCCTTCACACATAGAAATGCTGCTTTTAACCAGCTGCCTCATTTGGCGAATAATCTTAACAAACCCCCGTCTCCATGGAGCAGTTACCAGAGTCCGTCACCAACACCCTCCTCTTCCTGGAGCCCGGGCGGTGGTGGATATGGTGGCTGGGGAGGTTCCCAAGGCCGAGATCACCGCAGAGGGCTGAATGGTGGAATaacgccactgaactccatctcgcctttgaagaaaaattttgcaaGCAATCATATTCAGCTCCAGAAGTATGCTCGCCCCAGCTCTGCCTTTGCACCTAAATCCTGGATGGAAGATAGCTTGAACAGGGCTGacaacatttttccttttccgGTAAGATTATGTTCCGTTAATAGATTAGGATGAATAAGGAAATAGCATGGTGTGATATCTGTGTAACTAGAGTTTGAAGTGCCTGTATTCACATCAGAGCTTTTCTTAGATCGAAAAGGATTCAATCACCAGACTTTATTTTAGCAGGAGTGTAATTGGAACAAAATATTCAGCTGTTTCTTTGGCAGTTTTCTAAATTGTAGCCTTAATCTTGTCATAGATAATTATGAATACCTAGTAGCTGGTGATGTAATAATTATTAACTCTAATACCTTTCTTGCCTGACATGAGAATCAGGGTCAGTTTTTTCCCTACTTATTTAGATGAGAATAAATAAtatgtagatataaatatattttattgcagAAACTAATGAATGTTTTCTGAAGTAACTATATAACTAAACAAATTTCTTTTGACACTGTAAGGTAGTGACTCACTGACAACCAGCTATTGAATTACAGTTTTCTCTCTGGTTGGTTGCATTTTAAAACTGGAAACTCTGAACCTTGTAGGTCTGAACAGCCTGAATTGATGGATTTGGCAATTCCTCTTAAACCTCTTCAAATTTTGGCCTACCTTGCATGAGTAAGGACTATCTAGTGAGAGAAATTATCTAAATGTTTTCTTCATCCCCATTTATTTTTGAACACTGTGAAACTGTTCATCTCAGAGTGACTCTTTATGCCTTTCACCCATTTGCTTATTTTCCAATGTTAACATTGGTGGTATAGATAATTAAACCATTCCTAAAAATAGATCCAGGCAAAGATCATTTGTCTTTCTTGCTACCAGAATATCTTTATTCTGGCAAGAGTCATTGATGTTTTTGAATTAATGAGCAGCAAGTTAGGTTGATATGAACAAGATAAAGGGAATTTCATAGGTGGTTGAATGTCAGATGCTCCACTAAATGTGTATACTTTGAGGGTATGATTGTATGTGTTTAGGAAATTTATAAGGAGTAAGAATCTAGCATTgaatctagttttcccagcaaccTCACAGGGTGAATTCTGTTATTATCCcgattttacagatgcagaaattgAATATGAGAAATATATAATAACTTAGCCAAGGGTACACAGCTGGTCAGAGTACAAATTCTAAGTTAAAAAAGACAAGGAttgaaaatatgtatacatacatgtgttcACATACACATATGCTATAGCTAGAGGGTTGCTTTAGAAATATTTCTGCAAAGGCTAAAACAGATTACAGAATCATTGCACTGTTCCCAAATATGATGTTAGCCCTAGCAGAATTATCTGTTTTAATTAATAATTGGCTGAGAGGCAGGGGAAGTTTGCTAAGAGAATCCTATATCATTCCTTCCCTGAGGATTCAGGTGCAGTGCATCTTAAAATATGTGGATATATttagtttttgacttttaaaaatgattttttttttcctatcaaaaAGCTATTGGCATTTGCTTTAAAGAGTTTCAGTTGTTAAAACCAAAGATCAATTACTGTGCTTTAGTGGTCAGGTAAAAAGGCTGTTTAAGAAGTCcgtttttaaaaagttgtctttGATATTcctttgaacataaatttaaagaaaatttaatgcAAAGGTAAGTTTTACGAATTATTCTTAtactgctaattttaaaaaatgtaagttaaCATTCAATACATTTTAACTGGATTAAGATTTGACtcaaaatcaaaataagaaaaaatacacctttttttcttattttgctgcCATATGCTGGCACAGTGAATTTATGTGGCCTCACGGTTTGGTTCCCATTCTCAGCTTACTGACTTTTGATAAAGATTGCtttaggaaaaatgaaaagttcagacaatgaaaaaaatatacatgtatgcacattaatatttttttctgttgggcTAATAGAGTGTGTGTTATGTGTGAAATCTTTTTGAACAGTTTCTTTGGAGATTACGTTGATTTATGAAATAATAGTTAGACTAAGATTGATACTAAATATATTGTTAGAAACTACTCTTCCCTTAGAATTGCTGTCTTTTATATTGATTATGGGAAAAGGATGGGTCAGTgtacctgacttcaaatatggtaagattcaaaaataaattgttaattctgctccccatccccaccatttgtagctgtgtgtgtgtgtgtgtgtgtgtgtgtgtgtgtgtgtgtgtgggagagagagagagagagagacagag
The Macaca mulatta isolate MMU2019108-1 chromosome 6, T2T-MMU8v2.0, whole genome shotgun sequence DNA segment above includes these coding regions:
- the CPEB4 gene encoding cytoplasmic polyadenylation element-binding protein 4 isoform X1; amino-acid sequence: MGDYGFGVLVQSNTGNKSAFPVRFHPHLQPPHHHQNATPSPAAFINNNTAANGSSAGSAWLFPAPATHNIQDEILGSEKAKSQQQEQQDPLEKQQLSPSPGQEAGILPETEKAKSEENQGDNSSENGNGKEKIRIESPVLTGFDYQEATGLGTSTQPLTSSASSLTGFSNWSAAIAPSSSTIINEDASFFHQGGVPAASANNGALLFQNFPHHVSPGFGGSFSPQIGPLSQHHPHHPHFQHHHSQHQQQRRSPASPHPPPFTHRNAAFNQLPHLANNLNKPPSPWSSYQSPSPTPSSSWSPGGGGYGGWGGSQGRDHRRGLNGGITPLNSISPLKKNFASNHIQLQKYARPSSAFAPKSWMEDSLNRADNIFPFPDRPRTFDMHSLESSLIDIMRAENDTIKGRLNYSYPGSDSSLLINARTYGRRRGQSSLFPMEDGFLDDGRGDQPLHSGLGSPHCFSHQNGERVERYSRKVFVGGLPPDIDEDEITASFRRFGPLIVDWPHKAESKSYFPPKGYAFLLFQDESSVQALIDACIEEDGKLYLCVSSPTIKDKPVQIRPWNLSDSDFVMDGSQPLDPRKTIFVGGVPRPLRAVELAMIMDRLYGGVCYAGIDTDPELKYPKGAGRVAFSNQQSYIAAISARFVQLQHGEIDKRVEVKPYVLDDQLCDECQGARCGGKFAPFFCANVTCLQYYCEYCWAAIHSRAGREFHKPLVKEGGDRPRHISFRWN
- the CPEB4 gene encoding cytoplasmic polyadenylation element-binding protein 4 isoform X3 produces the protein MGDYGFGVLVQSNTGNKSAFPVRFHPHLQPPHHHQNATPSPAAFINNNTAANGSSAGSAWLFPAPATHNIQDEILGSEKAKSQQQEQQDPLEKQQLSPSPGQEAGILPETEKAKSEENQGDNSSENGNGKEKIRIESPVLTGFDYQEATGLGTSTQPLTSSASSLTGFSNWSAAIAPSSSTIINEDASFFHQGGVPAASANNGALLFQNFPHHVSPGFGGSFSPQIGPLSQHHPHHPHFQHHHSQHQQQRRSPASPHPPPFTHRNAAFNQLPHLANNLNKPPSPWSSYQSPSPTPSSSWSPGGGGYGGWGGSQGRDHRRGLNGGITPLNSISPLKKNFASNHIQLQKYARPSSAFAPKSWMEDSLNRADNIFPFPDRPRTFDMHSLESSLIDIMRAENDTIKGQSSLFPMEDGFLDDGRGDQPLHSGLGSPHCFSHQNGERVERYSRKVFVGGLPPDIDEDEITASFRRFGPLIVDWPHKAESKSYFPPKGYAFLLFQDESSVQALIDACIEEDGKLYLCVSSPTIKDKPVQIRPWNLSDSDFVMDGSQPLDPRKTIFVGGVPRPLRAVELAMIMDRLYGGVCYAGIDTDPELKYPKGAGRVAFSNQQSYIAAISARFVQLQHGEIDKRVEVKPYVLDDQLCDECQGARCGGKFAPFFCANVTCLQYYCEYCWAAIHSRAGREFHKPLVKEGGDRPRHISFRWN
- the CPEB4 gene encoding cytoplasmic polyadenylation element-binding protein 4 isoform X2; protein product: MGDYGFGVLVQSNTGNKSAFPVRFHPHLQPPHHHQNATPSPAAFINNNTAANGSSAGSAWLFPAPATHNIQDEILGSEKAKSQQQEQQDPLEKQQLSPSPGQEAGILPETEKAKSEENQGDNSSENGNGKEKIRIESPVLTGFDYQEATGLGTSTQPLTSSASSLTGFSNWSAAIAPSSSTIINEDASFFHQGGVPAASANNGALLFQNFPHHVSPGFGGSFSPQIGPLSQHHPHHPHFQHHHSQHQQQRRSPASPHPPPFTHRNAAFNQLPHLANNLNKPPSPWSSYQSPSPTPSSSWSPGGGGYGGWGGSQGRDHRRGLNGGITPLNSISPLKKNFASNHIQLQKYARPSSAFAPKSWMEDSLNRADNIFPFPDRPRTFDMHSLESSLIDIMRAENDTIKGRLNYSYPGSDSSLLINGQSSLFPMEDGFLDDGRGDQPLHSGLGSPHCFSHQNGERVERYSRKVFVGGLPPDIDEDEITASFRRFGPLIVDWPHKAESKSYFPPKGYAFLLFQDESSVQALIDACIEEDGKLYLCVSSPTIKDKPVQIRPWNLSDSDFVMDGSQPLDPRKTIFVGGVPRPLRAVELAMIMDRLYGGVCYAGIDTDPELKYPKGAGRVAFSNQQSYIAAISARFVQLQHGEIDKRVEVKPYVLDDQLCDECQGARCGGKFAPFFCANVTCLQYYCEYCWAAIHSRAGREFHKPLVKEGGDRPRHISFRWN